The Geotrypetes seraphini chromosome 6, aGeoSer1.1, whole genome shotgun sequence genome includes a window with the following:
- the ANKRD49 gene encoding ankyrin repeat domain-containing protein 49: MPAMNAADEEKHSKGKKDSFHPIPTNEKEMNRNEETKSNREKRTDHGNESSEETLKFSEDFNQLELLETHRQFIPTGTHSLWPGESDKEDEEEEEEGGGNEEWYQMQEQKMENDTGKLLLWASEKNRLITMKRLLTENPALAKVKDEDLYTPLHRAAYNGHLEAAQVLIAHGADVAAVTVDGWTPLHSACKWNNTTVASFLLQHGADINAQTNGLLTPLHLAAGNRESRDTLELLLMNRYIKPNLKNNLDETAYDIARRSDMHYYLFEIAESCTNSAES; the protein is encoded by the exons ATGCCAGCAATGAATGCAGCAGATGAGGAAAAGCATTCCAAAGGCAAAAAGGATTCTTTTCATCCCATACCCACGAACGAAAAAGAAATGAATAGAAATGAGGAAACCAAAAGCAACAGAGAGAAAAGGACAGATCATGGGAATGAGAGCAGTGAAGAGACACTGAAATTCTCTGAGGACTTTAACCAGCTGGAACTGTTAGAAACCCACAGGCAGTTTATTCCCACCGGCACACATAGTCTCTGGCCAGGGGAGTCTGATAAGGAagatgaagaggaggaggaagaaggggggggaaatgaagaaTGGTACCAGATGCaagaacaaaaaatggaaaatgacaCAGGAAAATTGCTGCTTTGGGCATCTGAAAAAAATCGG CTTATAACAATGAAGAGACTTTTGACTGAAAATCCTGCTCTGGCTAAGGTTAAAGACGAAGACCTGTACACCCCACTCCATCGAGCAGCCTACAATGGACACTTGGAGGCTGCCCAGGTGCTGATTGCTCATGGTGCAGATGTGGCTGCTGTGACAGTGGATGGCTGGACCCCCTTGCACAGTGCCTGCAAGTGGAACAACACTACTGTAGCTTCATTCTTACTCCAACATGGTGCAGACATCAATGCCCAGACGAACGGTCTGCTGACCCCACTGCATCTTGCTGCAGGAAACAGAGAAAGCAGAGATACCCTGGAGCTGTTGCTCATGAATCGTTATATCAAGCCAAATCTAAAAAATAATCTAGATGAAACTGCGTATGACATTGCCAGGCGGTCAGATATGCATTACTACCTTTTTGAAATTGCAGAAAGTTGCACAAACTCGGCAGAGTCTTAA